Proteins from one Xenopus tropicalis strain Nigerian chromosome 1, UCB_Xtro_10.0, whole genome shotgun sequence genomic window:
- the mex3d gene encoding RNA-binding protein MEX3D (The RefSeq protein has 2 substitutions compared to this genomic sequence) produces the protein MTEGVPVPSSEHVAEIVGRQGCKIKALRAKTNTYIKTPIRGEEPIFIVTGRKEDVEMAKREILAAAEHFSIIRATRNKASGIPGATQGPPSLPGQTTIQVRVPYRVVGLVVGPKGATIKKIQQSTHTYIVTPSRDKEPVFEVTGMPENVDRAREEIEAHISMRTGAMVDILPDNDFHSNGTDVCMDLLGGSSAMWAKTSAPRRGSSGSRIETLSSSSGESLYCGTTGREQCQDNPFRPMLDGGFPVAAEPHRVPPPLGTEDSEFGFDFLALDLSTPTAIWSSFEPNGRQLQSFTECPVQRKHSCSGTPRLSPTLPESSLGLEHPLARRIHSDPVSGVSWLPPQGSLSSFSSSTGYSSSSSLPGSSSAASGSPTDSSSSEGQRKSVRDCVVCCESEVIAALVPCGHNLFCMECAIRICERELPECPACHAPATQAIRIFS, from the coding sequence GTTGCAAGATTAAAGCTTTGCGAGCCAAAACAAATACTTACATCAAGACCCCAATACGAGGAGAGGAGCCAATTTTTATTGTGACTGGCCGAAAAGAGGATGTGGAAATGGCTAAAAGAGAGATTCTGGCAGCTGCTGAGCACTTCTCTATTATAAGAGCCACACGCAACAAGGCCAGTGGAATTCCAGGTGCCACACAAAGTCCTCCTAGCTTACCTGGTCAAACCACAATACAAGTTCGTGTTCCCTACCGAGTTGTAGGTTTGGTAGTGGGACCTAAGGGGGCAACCATCAAGAAGATCCAACAGAGTACTCACACCTACATTGTAACACCCAGCCGAGACAAAGAACCAGTTTTTGAAGTCACAGGTATGCCAGAGAATGTAGACCGAGCACGGGAAGAAATAGAAGCACATATTAGTATGAGGACAGGGGCTATGGTAGACATTCTTCCAGATAATGATTTCCACTCCAATGGTACAGATGTTTGCATGGACCTGCTTGGTGGAAGCTCTGCCATGTGGGCAAAAACATCAGCTCCTCGGCGAGGATCTAGTGGCTCACGCATTGAAACCCTGAGTAGTTCATCTGGAGAGAGTCTCTATTGTGGTACAACAGGCAGGGAACAGTGTCAAGATAATCCATTTAGACCAATGCTAGGTGGAGGTTTTCCAGTGGCTGCGGAACCACATAGGGTGCCTCCACCACTGGGCACTGAGGATTCTGAATTTGGTTTTGATTTCTTAGCGCTAGATCTTAGCACACCAACTGCAATTTGGTCATCCTTTGAACCTAATGGACGACAACTTCAGAGCTTTACTGAATGTCCAGTGCAGCGGAAGCACAGTTGCAGTGGAACTCCAAGGCTTTCACCAACCCTGCCTGAGTCAAGCCTTGGACTAGAGCATCCTTTAGCACGTCGGATACATAGTGACCCTGTCAGTGGGGTTTCCTGGCTGCCACCCCAAGGCTCATTGTCATCCTTCTCCAGCAGCACTGGCTATTCCTCGTCTTCCTCACTCCCTGGGAGCTCCTCTGCTGCATCAGGTTCTCCAACTGATTCAAGCAGCTCAGAAGGTCAACGCAAGAGTGTGAGGGACTGTGTTGTATGCTGTGAAAGTGAGGTAATTGCTGCCCTCGTGCCATGTGGACACAATCTTTTTTGCATGGAATGTGCCATAAGAATCTGTGAACGGGAATTACCAGAATGCCCAGCCTGCCATGCTCCTGCAACACAAGCAATACGTATCTTCTCCTAG